CAAGGCGAAGATCCTGTGGGAGACGGACGACCCGAAACTGATGGTGCAGGAGTTCAAGAACGATGCCACGGCGTTCAACGGCGTCAAGCACGAGGTCATCGAGGGCAAGGGGAGACTGAACAACCTGATCTCCTCGTCGCTCCTCGCGCTGATGGACCGTGAGGGCGTCCGCACGCACTTCATCGAGCGGATCTCAGAGACCGAGATGGTCGTCGAGCGGCTCGACATGATGCCGATCGAGGTGGTCGTCAGGAACGTCGCAGCCGGTTCGATGGTCAAGAGGTTGGGCGTCGAGGAGGGGCGGCGTTTCGAGCCGCCGATCGTCGAGTTCTACCTGAAGGACGACGATCTCGGCGACCCCGTCCTCTCCGAGGAACACGTTCGCGCGCTCGGGCTCGCGACCCCGGATGAGATCGACCTGATCAAGAGGGAAG
The DNA window shown above is from Candidatus Effluviviaceae Genus V sp. and carries:
- a CDS encoding phosphoribosylaminoimidazolesuccinocarboxamide synthase; this encodes KAKILWETDDPKLMVQEFKNDATAFNGVKHEVIEGKGRLNNLISSSLLALMDREGVRTHFIERISETEMVVERLDMMPIEVVVRNVAAGSMVKRLGVEEGRRFEPPIVEFYLKDDDLGDPVLSEEHVRALGLATPDEIDLIKREALTVNEVMSSFLRERGITLVDFKLEFGKLDGEIVLGDEISPDTCRFHDAESGKIMDKDRFRQDLGGFLEAYSEILERVSD